A part of Puntigrus tetrazona isolate hp1 chromosome 21, ASM1883169v1, whole genome shotgun sequence genomic DNA contains:
- the alg13 gene encoding putative bifunctional UDP-N-acetylglucosamine transferase and deubiquitinase ALG13 isoform X4, whose amino-acid sequence MQKALKKYFVNMDEYLASIGLYRKMMARDASCLFRAVSEQLYYSQNYHQRIRKECVNFIKANRCNFEPFVQGSFEKYLERLEDPQETTGQVEIKALSLLYRRCFVIYRYPGKPPTEIAEEDNLPKILLCCSNNGHYDIVYPKNYPVDAAVCQALLYELLYTHVLGVEEEELQVALEGFRGGGRRYRSSHSMCSEDAGYDTPEDRLQREEWESSGHSRLEDKTKAGADDQKVAEGSGKLALPYKVLKALEPELYRNVEFDVWQDSRKELQKTDYMVFAGRQYFLGDKCQVRLDPKGKYYNAFIQEVGTQTTAVTVFIEELGEKHLVPLTNLKPVNPVPAWNITPSRKGNSYNHPEQYPGEIVSFSRPQPGLPPRLQPGPGNIHPVRSSGVHCPAPPPAGLAYEHYRPHHPPRPPRGYAPPRSSTRFLNRHHLIGPDLAYYPSPSKRCYQSFDNYSFRSRRSRRQMHSLNKECLSCVPEPGEETQDIEGSITFYEIEETDESAFSPIPGQAVSSSMVPGAPAYWVPRVPSPIPPPGKQPMTSSEEDPDERSNAGDQGDYSEEYIYSAAEAGYQSPSVYAAAAESTTNLTIQEGGSRAGSPPEGVATYSYSQQVVVKSSVLSSSQPINSAPAAIFTSNSSSSSTGSSQTPPNPLQPNNILTPGQPPPQGVLGRPAVPWFVNELGEPVAMAPPPPYSYDPNGSDLPRDCKVLQYYYNLGVQWYQQSYWHSVVHMQQVYPQQVAEPQFQPYPSGVPTADHTVPQAYHDPVRMCPHPQGDVASNGTPLAMESPPAVVPGTVFYPLVQEQCGQQPLHPPYDPYMPVLSTTYHYLTPWTPGASPHPRIHHTTYCPSSSHPPVNYITTTPTHPTHLPHSQFV is encoded by the exons ATGCAGAAAGCCTTGAAGAAGTACTTTGTAAACATGGACGAGTATCTCGCCAGCATCGGGCTTTACCGAAAAATGATGGCCAGAGACGCGTCCTGCCTGTTTCGAGCTGTTTCTGAGCAG CTTTATTACTCCCAGAATTACCATCAGCGAATAAGAAAAGAGTGTGTCAACTTCATTAAGGCAAATAGATGCAACTTTGAGCCT TTTGTTCAAGGATCTTTTGAGAAGTATCTGGAGCGGTTGGAAGATCCTCAG GAAACCACAGGTCAAGTGGAAATAAAAGCACTGTCTTTACTCTACAG GCGGTGCTTTGTCATTTACAGGTATCCAGGTAAGCCACCAACTGAGATTGCGGAGGAGGACAACTTGCCTAAG ATTTTGCTGTGTTGCTCAAACAATGGCCACTATGACATTGTTTACCCCAAGAACTATCCAGTGGATGCTGCAGTCTGTCAGG CGCTATTGTATGAACTGTTGTATACTCATGTTCTGGGAGTTGAGGAAGAAGAGCTGCAGGTGGCGCTGGAGGGTTTCAGAGGAGGAGGACGAAGATACCGAAGCAGCCATTCTATGTGCAGTGAGGACGCAGGATACGATACCCCAGAAGACCGTCTTCAGAG AGAAGAATGGGAGTCGAGTGGTCACAGCCGTTTAGAAGACAAAACCAAAGCTGGAGCTGATGACCAGAAG GTTGCAGAAGGGTCAGGGAAACTGGCTTTGCCGTACAAGGTACTGAAGGCCTTAGAGCCAGAGCTGTATCGCAATGTGGAGTTTGACGTTTGGCAAGACAGCCGCAAAG AGCTACAGAAGACTGATTACATGGTGTTTGCTGGCAGACAGTATTTTTTAGGAGATAAGTGTCAG GTCCGCTTGGATCCAAAAGGGAAGTACTACAATGCCTTCATTCAAGAAGTAGGGACTCAGACCACTGCGGTGACTGTGTTCATCGAAGAACTTGGGGAAAA ACACCTGGTTCCCTTGACCAATCTGAAGCCTGTGAATCCTGTGCCAGCCTGGAACATCACACCAAGCAGAAAAGGAAATTCCTACAACCATCCAGAGCAGTACCCTGGAGAAATAG TGTCTTTCAGTCGCCCTCAGCCTGGCTTACCTCCCCGTCTGCAGCCTGGGCCAGGAAACATTCATCCTGTCCGTTCTTCAGGGGTACACTGTCCCGCTCCACCTCCTGCAGGTCTGGCCTATGAACATTACCGTCCCCACCATCCACCTAGACCTCCACGTGGCTATGCCCCACCCAG AAGTTCAACCCGATTCCTGAACAGGCACCATCTTATTGGACCAGACCTAGCCTATTATCCCAGTCCCAGTAAGCGTTGCTACCAGAGTTTTGATAACTACTCATTCAGGTCTCG GCGGAGTCGGCGGCAGATGCACTCTCTCAATAAAGAGTGTCTGAGCTGTGTTCCTGAGCCAGGAGAGGAAACCCAAGACATAGAGGGAAGTATCACCTTCTATGAAATTGAGGAGACTGATGAGAGTGCCTTCTCGCCAATACCA GGTCAAGCAGTCTCCAGCTCCATGGTACCAGGGGCCCCTGCTTACTGGGTCCCGAGAGTTCCCAGTCCAATTCCTCCTCCAGGCAAACAGCCCATGACATCATCAGAAGAGGACCCAGATGAGAGGAGTAATGCTGGCGACCAAG GTGATTACTCTGAGGAGTACATCTACTCTGCCGCAG AGGCAGGATATCAGAGTCCATCGGTGTATGCTGCAGCAGCAGAGTCTACCACCAATCTG ACCATTCAGGAAGGAGGGTCTCGTGCCGGGTCACCACCAGAGGGTGTCGCTACCTACAGTTACTCACAACAg GTGGTTGTGAAGTCGTCCGTCCTCTCTTCATCTCAACCAATCAACTCTGCCCCGGCTGCGATCTTCACATCAAACTCTTCCTCCTCATCCACTGGGAGCTCCCAGACACCCCCGAACCCACTGCAGCCCAACAACATCTTAACGCCTGGACAGCCACCACCGCAGGGTGTTCTGGGCAGGCCTG CAGTTCCTTGGTTTGTCAATGAGCTAGGAGAACCAGTTGCCATGGCGCCTCCTCCACCCTACTCTTATGACCCCAATGGCAGTGACCTTCCAAGAG ATTGCAAAGTGCTCCAGTACTACTATAATTTGGGGGTTCAG TGGTATCAGCAGAGTTACTGGCACTCTGTGGTGCACATGCAGCAGGTTTATCCGCAGCAGGTCGCAGAGCCTCAGTTCCAGCCGTACCCGAGCGGCGTTCCCACTGCTGACCACACGGTCCCCCAGGCCTACCACGATCCTGTCCGCATGTGCCCACATCCACAAGGAGACGTGGCCAGCAACG GCACCCCTCTGGCCATGGAAAGCCCTCCTGCGGTGGTCCCCGGCACGGTGTTCTACCCCCTGGTGCAGGAGCAGTGCGGTCAGCAGCCCCTTCACCCCCCCT
- the alg13 gene encoding putative bifunctional UDP-N-acetylglucosamine transferase and deubiquitinase ALG13 isoform X3 — protein sequence MQKALKKYFVNMDEYLASIGLYRKMMARDASCLFRAVSEQLYYSQNYHQRIRKECVNFIKANRCNFEPFVQGSFEKYLERLEDPQETTGQVEIKALSLLYRRCFVIYRYPGKPPTEIAEEDNLPKILLCCSNNGHYDIVYPKNYPVDAAVCQALLYELLYTHVLGVEEEELQVALEGFRGGGRRYRSSHSMCSEDAGYDTPEDRLQREEWESSGHSRLEDKTKAGADDQKVAEGSGKLALPYKVLKALEPELYRNVEFDVWQDSRKELQKTDYMVFAGRQYFLGDKCQVRLDPKGKYYNAFIQEVGTQTTAVTVFIEELGEKHLVPLTNLKPVNPVPAWNITPSRKGNSYNHPEQYPGEIDPELRGRRRYFKKPRGKEMLMAVSFSRPQPGLPPRLQPGPGNIHPVRSSGVHCPAPPPAGLAYEHYRPHHPPRPPRGYAPPRSSTRFLNRHHLIGPDLAYYPSPSKRCYQSFDNYSFRSRRSRRQMHSLNKECLSCVPEPGEETQDIEGSITFYEIEETDESAFSPIPGQAVSSSMVPGAPAYWVPRVPSPIPPPGKQPMTSSEEDPDERSNAGDQGDYSEEYIYSAAEAGYQSPSVYAAAAESTTNLTIQEGGSRAGSPPEGVATYSYSQQVVVKSSVLSSSQPINSAPAAIFTSNSSSSSTGSSQTPPNPLQPNNILTPGQPPPQGVLGRPVPWFVNELGEPVAMAPPPPYSYDPNGSDLPRDCKVLQYYYNLGVQWYQQSYWHSVVHMQQVYPQQVAEPQFQPYPSGVPTADHTVPQAYHDPVRMCPHPQGDVASNGTPLAMESPPAVVPGTVFYPLVQEQCGQQPLHPPYDPYMPVLSTTYHYLTPWTPGASPHPRIHHTTYCPSSSHPPVNYITTTPTHPTHLPHSQFV from the exons ATGCAGAAAGCCTTGAAGAAGTACTTTGTAAACATGGACGAGTATCTCGCCAGCATCGGGCTTTACCGAAAAATGATGGCCAGAGACGCGTCCTGCCTGTTTCGAGCTGTTTCTGAGCAG CTTTATTACTCCCAGAATTACCATCAGCGAATAAGAAAAGAGTGTGTCAACTTCATTAAGGCAAATAGATGCAACTTTGAGCCT TTTGTTCAAGGATCTTTTGAGAAGTATCTGGAGCGGTTGGAAGATCCTCAG GAAACCACAGGTCAAGTGGAAATAAAAGCACTGTCTTTACTCTACAG GCGGTGCTTTGTCATTTACAGGTATCCAGGTAAGCCACCAACTGAGATTGCGGAGGAGGACAACTTGCCTAAG ATTTTGCTGTGTTGCTCAAACAATGGCCACTATGACATTGTTTACCCCAAGAACTATCCAGTGGATGCTGCAGTCTGTCAGG CGCTATTGTATGAACTGTTGTATACTCATGTTCTGGGAGTTGAGGAAGAAGAGCTGCAGGTGGCGCTGGAGGGTTTCAGAGGAGGAGGACGAAGATACCGAAGCAGCCATTCTATGTGCAGTGAGGACGCAGGATACGATACCCCAGAAGACCGTCTTCAGAG AGAAGAATGGGAGTCGAGTGGTCACAGCCGTTTAGAAGACAAAACCAAAGCTGGAGCTGATGACCAGAAG GTTGCAGAAGGGTCAGGGAAACTGGCTTTGCCGTACAAGGTACTGAAGGCCTTAGAGCCAGAGCTGTATCGCAATGTGGAGTTTGACGTTTGGCAAGACAGCCGCAAAG AGCTACAGAAGACTGATTACATGGTGTTTGCTGGCAGACAGTATTTTTTAGGAGATAAGTGTCAG GTCCGCTTGGATCCAAAAGGGAAGTACTACAATGCCTTCATTCAAGAAGTAGGGACTCAGACCACTGCGGTGACTGTGTTCATCGAAGAACTTGGGGAAAA ACACCTGGTTCCCTTGACCAATCTGAAGCCTGTGAATCCTGTGCCAGCCTGGAACATCACACCAAGCAGAAAAGGAAATTCCTACAACCATCCAGAGCAGTACCCTGGAGAAATAG ACCCAGAGCTGCGTGGACGGCGACGGTACTTCAAGAAACCTCGTGGTAAGGAGATGTTGATGGCAGTGTCTTTCAGTCGCCCTCAGCCTGGCTTACCTCCCCGTCTGCAGCCTGGGCCAGGAAACATTCATCCTGTCCGTTCTTCAGGGGTACACTGTCCCGCTCCACCTCCTGCAGGTCTGGCCTATGAACATTACCGTCCCCACCATCCACCTAGACCTCCACGTGGCTATGCCCCACCCAG AAGTTCAACCCGATTCCTGAACAGGCACCATCTTATTGGACCAGACCTAGCCTATTATCCCAGTCCCAGTAAGCGTTGCTACCAGAGTTTTGATAACTACTCATTCAGGTCTCG GCGGAGTCGGCGGCAGATGCACTCTCTCAATAAAGAGTGTCTGAGCTGTGTTCCTGAGCCAGGAGAGGAAACCCAAGACATAGAGGGAAGTATCACCTTCTATGAAATTGAGGAGACTGATGAGAGTGCCTTCTCGCCAATACCA GGTCAAGCAGTCTCCAGCTCCATGGTACCAGGGGCCCCTGCTTACTGGGTCCCGAGAGTTCCCAGTCCAATTCCTCCTCCAGGCAAACAGCCCATGACATCATCAGAAGAGGACCCAGATGAGAGGAGTAATGCTGGCGACCAAG GTGATTACTCTGAGGAGTACATCTACTCTGCCGCAG AGGCAGGATATCAGAGTCCATCGGTGTATGCTGCAGCAGCAGAGTCTACCACCAATCTG ACCATTCAGGAAGGAGGGTCTCGTGCCGGGTCACCACCAGAGGGTGTCGCTACCTACAGTTACTCACAACAg GTGGTTGTGAAGTCGTCCGTCCTCTCTTCATCTCAACCAATCAACTCTGCCCCGGCTGCGATCTTCACATCAAACTCTTCCTCCTCATCCACTGGGAGCTCCCAGACACCCCCGAACCCACTGCAGCCCAACAACATCTTAACGCCTGGACAGCCACCACCGCAGGGTGTTCTGGGCAGGCCTG TTCCTTGGTTTGTCAATGAGCTAGGAGAACCAGTTGCCATGGCGCCTCCTCCACCCTACTCTTATGACCCCAATGGCAGTGACCTTCCAAGAG ATTGCAAAGTGCTCCAGTACTACTATAATTTGGGGGTTCAG TGGTATCAGCAGAGTTACTGGCACTCTGTGGTGCACATGCAGCAGGTTTATCCGCAGCAGGTCGCAGAGCCTCAGTTCCAGCCGTACCCGAGCGGCGTTCCCACTGCTGACCACACGGTCCCCCAGGCCTACCACGATCCTGTCCGCATGTGCCCACATCCACAAGGAGACGTGGCCAGCAACG GCACCCCTCTGGCCATGGAAAGCCCTCCTGCGGTGGTCCCCGGCACGGTGTTCTACCCCCTGGTGCAGGAGCAGTGCGGTCAGCAGCCCCTTCACCCCCCCT